The following proteins come from a genomic window of Flavobacterium crocinum:
- the lgt gene encoding prolipoprotein diacylglyceryl transferase, whose amino-acid sequence MTHALNFVWNPSEGINLGFFMIRFYSLMFVIAFLLGWFLMKKIFQRENESLEKLDSLFVWTVLATLIGARLGHVFFYDWEYFRNHLLEIFLPFRFDPKFEFTGFQGLASHGAAISIIVAMYYYSKKILKRPLLWILDRIVIPVASGAIFVRLGNFFNSEIIGNETTSAFGIRFLHDAFSKNEAVQKTGIADPKEAYNAIATNPKFANLLAEVPARHPAQLYEAFSYIFVFAILYFLYWKTNTRLKSGYLFGLFLVLLFVVRFIVEFVKQSQGGIEENLGYFSTGQWLSIPFIIIGLFFIIRAQRNPLAES is encoded by the coding sequence ATGACACACGCCTTAAATTTTGTTTGGAATCCTTCAGAAGGAATTAATCTGGGATTTTTTATGATTCGCTTTTACAGCTTAATGTTCGTAATTGCTTTTCTTTTAGGATGGTTTTTAATGAAAAAGATTTTCCAGAGAGAAAATGAATCACTTGAAAAACTGGATTCTTTATTTGTATGGACGGTTCTTGCGACTTTAATTGGAGCGCGTTTAGGTCATGTCTTCTTTTACGATTGGGAGTATTTCAGAAATCATTTATTGGAAATTTTCCTTCCATTCAGATTCGATCCAAAATTTGAATTTACAGGCTTTCAGGGATTAGCAAGCCACGGAGCAGCAATTTCTATTATTGTTGCAATGTACTATTACAGTAAAAAAATCTTAAAACGTCCGCTTTTATGGATTTTAGATCGTATTGTTATTCCAGTTGCAAGTGGTGCTATTTTTGTTCGTCTTGGAAACTTCTTTAATTCAGAAATCATTGGAAACGAAACAACCTCAGCATTTGGAATTCGTTTTTTACATGATGCATTCAGTAAAAATGAAGCAGTACAAAAAACCGGAATTGCCGATCCAAAAGAAGCTTATAATGCCATTGCAACCAATCCAAAGTTTGCGAATTTATTGGCTGAAGTTCCTGCGAGACATCCTGCACAATTATATGAGGCTTTCTCTTATATTTTTGTATTTGCTATTTTATATTTCCTATACTGGAAAACCAATACCAGACTTAAATCAGGATATTTATTCGGATTATTTTTAGTGCTTTTATTCGTCGTACGTTTTATTGTTGAATTTGTAAAACAAAGTCAAGGAGGTATCGAAGAGAATTTAGGATATTTCTCTACAGGACAATGGTTAAGTATTCCATTTATCATCATTGGACTTTTCTTTATCATTAGAGCACAGAGAAATCCTTTGGCAGAATCATAA
- a CDS encoding acyloxyacyl hydrolase — protein sequence MRGKLRLLIVLLFVFLKVKAQHDYSNYRVGLNYGFGSEFNNTDYTFTNHFYKAQLYYKIKESKNFQYEILIQPEVNFGKHQLLNLYFVKPETPDFEQKRIEYMKLKDVHEYVLNIGFVVRKPFGKIYSCYLLGSVGPMITDKETERMSKGFAFADVLAVGFTVDYQKLRFDVRPSLRHVSNAGLGSSNAGYNKRNIEFGISYQL from the coding sequence ATGAGGGGAAAGCTAAGACTATTAATTGTTTTGTTATTTGTGTTTTTAAAGGTTAAAGCACAGCATGATTATAGTAATTACAGAGTTGGTTTGAATTATGGTTTTGGTAGCGAGTTCAATAATACTGATTATACTTTTACCAATCATTTTTACAAAGCTCAGTTGTATTATAAGATTAAAGAATCTAAAAATTTTCAATATGAGATATTAATTCAGCCTGAAGTTAATTTTGGAAAGCATCAACTGCTGAATTTGTATTTTGTAAAACCTGAAACACCAGATTTTGAACAAAAACGAATTGAATACATGAAATTGAAAGATGTTCACGAATATGTGCTGAATATTGGTTTTGTAGTTAGAAAACCATTTGGCAAAATATATTCATGTTATCTTTTAGGAAGCGTAGGTCCAATGATTACGGATAAGGAAACAGAGCGAATGTCTAAAGGTTTTGCTTTTGCGGATGTTTTAGCGGTTGGTTTTACGGTTGATTATCAGAAGTTGAGGTTTGATGTGCGTCCTTCTTTAAGGCATGTTTCTAATGCCGGTTTAGGAAGTTCAAACGCTGGCTATAATAAAAGAAATATCGAATTTGGTATTTCGTATCAATTATAA
- the folE gene encoding GTP cyclohydrolase I FolE: MINNEDFLDEIGDSHFSSNAKNPLRADAFDITDEEKIEKIKKDVENILQTLGMDLTDDSIKGTPNRVAKMFVKEIFGGLNPAKQPKASTFDNNYKYGEMLVEKNITVYSTCEHHLLPIIGRAHVAYISSGRVIGLSKMNRIVEYYAKRPQVQERLTMQIVQELQKALGTEDVACVIDAKHLCVNSRGIKDIESSTVTSEFGGKFKDPQTKREFLDYIKLDTQF; encoded by the coding sequence ATGATAAATAACGAAGATTTTTTAGACGAAATTGGTGACAGTCACTTCAGCAGTAATGCAAAAAACCCTTTAAGAGCAGATGCTTTTGATATCACTGACGAAGAAAAAATAGAAAAAATAAAAAAAGATGTCGAAAACATTCTGCAAACTCTTGGAATGGATTTGACCGACGATAGCATTAAAGGAACTCCAAACAGAGTTGCTAAAATGTTTGTAAAAGAGATCTTTGGAGGTTTAAATCCTGCAAAACAACCAAAAGCTTCTACTTTTGACAACAACTACAAATACGGCGAAATGCTGGTAGAGAAAAACATCACTGTTTATTCTACTTGCGAACACCACTTATTACCAATCATCGGACGCGCACATGTAGCTTACATTTCAAGCGGAAGAGTTATTGGTTTATCCAAAATGAACCGTATTGTTGAATATTATGCTAAAAGACCTCAGGTACAAGAACGTTTGACAATGCAGATTGTTCAGGAACTTCAAAAAGCTTTAGGAACAGAAGATGTTGCCTGCGTTATCGATGCAAAACACCTTTGCGTAAACTCTCGCGGAATTAAAGATATCGAAAGCAGTACAGTAACTTCTGAATTTGGAGGAAAATTCAAAGATCCGCAAACAAAAAGAGAATTTCTTGATTATATTAAACTAGATACTCAATTCTAA
- the yidD gene encoding membrane protein insertion efficiency factor YidD, with product MLSKILIYPFVLLVRFYQTAISPFTPASCRFEPTCSTYMIQALQTHGLFYGGFLGIKRILSCHPWGRSGYDPVPEKKCNHKH from the coding sequence ATGTTATCCAAAATCCTCATATATCCATTTGTATTGTTGGTACGTTTTTATCAAACTGCAATTTCTCCGTTTACTCCGGCATCTTGCAGATTCGAACCTACCTGCTCTACCTACATGATTCAGGCATTACAGACTCATGGATTATTTTATGGCGGATTTTTAGGAATTAAACGTATTTTAAGTTGTCATCCCTGGGGAAGAAGCGGTTACGATCCTGTACCGGAAAAGAAATGCAATCACAAACATTAA
- the mdh gene encoding malate dehydrogenase: MKVTIVGAGNVGATCADVISYRGIASEVVLLDIKEGFAEGKALDITQCATNTGFNTKVSGVTNDYSKTAGSDVVVITSGIPRKPGMTREELIGINAGIVKTVAENVLKYSPDTIIVVVSNPMDTMTYLALKATGLPKNRIIGMGGALDSSRFRTYLSLALDRPANDISAMVIGGHGDTTMIPLTRLASYNGIPVTQFLSEEVLQKVAADTMVGGATLTGLLGTSAWYAPGASVAYLVDSILNDQKKMIACSVFVEGEYGQNDICIGVPCIIGKNGVEEIVDIKLNDHEKALFTKSADAVRSMNEALKAILV, encoded by the coding sequence ATGAAAGTTACCATTGTAGGAGCAGGAAATGTTGGAGCTACATGTGCAGATGTTATTTCTTATAGAGGAATTGCTAGCGAAGTAGTATTGTTGGATATTAAAGAAGGTTTTGCAGAAGGTAAAGCGTTGGATATTACACAATGTGCTACAAATACTGGTTTTAATACTAAAGTATCTGGTGTAACCAACGATTATTCTAAAACTGCAGGAAGTGATGTAGTAGTTATTACATCAGGTATTCCAAGAAAGCCCGGAATGACAAGAGAAGAGTTGATAGGTATAAATGCAGGAATTGTAAAAACAGTTGCTGAAAATGTACTAAAGTATTCTCCAGATACAATTATTGTCGTAGTGTCAAATCCAATGGACACGATGACCTATTTGGCTTTAAAAGCGACAGGTCTTCCAAAGAACAGAATTATAGGAATGGGCGGGGCTCTGGATAGCTCACGTTTTAGAACTTATCTTTCTTTAGCTCTGGATAGACCTGCAAATGATATTTCTGCAATGGTAATAGGAGGGCATGGTGATACCACTATGATTCCGTTAACACGTCTGGCATCTTATAACGGGATTCCGGTAACTCAGTTTTTATCTGAAGAAGTGCTTCAAAAAGTGGCAGCAGATACAATGGTAGGAGGGGCAACTTTAACAGGTTTGCTTGGGACTTCGGCTTGGTATGCTCCGGGAGCTTCAGTTGCTTATTTAGTAGATAGTATTTTGAATGATCAAAAGAAAATGATTGCGTGCTCCGTCTTTGTAGAAGGAGAATATGGTCAAAACGATATATGTATAGGAGTACCTTGTATAATAGGTAAAAATGGAGTGGAAGAAATTGTAGATATTAAATTAAATGATCACGAAAAAGCATTATTTACGAAAAGTGCAGATGCGGTTCGTAGCATGAATGAGGCTTTAAAAGCGATTTTAGTGTAA
- the secDF gene encoding protein translocase subunit SecDF: MQNKGLIKFFAILFALVSIYQLSFTFVANGVKSEAKAFAGDNPDKELKYLDSIGKEKVLNLGFTDFTYNEVKNKQLNKGLDLEGGINVILQISIKDVLKGLANNSKNPVFNKSLADASANLEGNKTYLNKFFEAFEANSKGSVKLASPDIFANRSLQGDGGVDFQMSDAQVQKVIKRKVDESVESAFKVLRERIDKFGVTQPNIQKLGETGRILVELPGAKDVDRIKKLLGGKAQLEFWETYKIEEIGNFLVAANEALKKTEVKKTETKTVAKDSLNALLTDDAKDSTAAKKGNNPLFDKIIGQGGGPVLGYFAPKDTAAINAYFKRPDIRVLLAADQHYAKFVWSKPTTIKDQKAKDLASAKDIEVVELYALKGNRDNNPAMSGGVVTDAKDTFDQMGKPAVSMQMNSQGAKVWEELTGRAFAQKSYIAIVLDDIVYSAPGVTSGPIAGGRSEITGSFDVAETKDLANVLNAGKLPASADIIQSTVVGPSLGQAAIDAGTISSVLGFLLVCVWMVFYYGKAGWYANLALLLNLLFLFGIMASFGFVLTLPGIAGIVLTLGTAVDANIIIYERAKEELREGKSLSEAVQASYGWHGAMRSIIDANVTHVLTGAILFIFGTGPIKGFALTLLIGIVTSLFTSIFIARIFIDRNILGKADLTFSTNITKNWFTNFHFDFIKVKKFTYIFSSIVTVVSLVSIFFVNGLDEGVDFVGGRTFQVKFEKAVDATAVSDELSAAFGTPVEAKILGDDDQLKITTKYKIKEDGVAIDEEVNQKLYAALQKYFPNTTYDKFINSYNGKTVGVLQASKVGASISEDIKTNSYWAVLGAMAVIFLYLMVSFRKWQYSLGAIAAVAHDVIFVLGVYSLCYKFMPFHMEMDQHFIAAILTVIGYSMNDTVIVFDRVREFIIGNRKGSFEDIVNASINTTLSRTLNTSLMMIIVLLTMFIFGGESIRGFIFAMLIGIIVGTYSSLFIATPVLVDTISSDEKHTIEDKHNKA; encoded by the coding sequence ATGCAGAATAAAGGACTTATTAAATTTTTCGCAATTCTATTTGCATTGGTAAGTATTTACCAACTATCATTCACTTTTGTGGCAAATGGTGTCAAAAGTGAAGCTAAAGCTTTTGCAGGAGATAATCCTGACAAAGAGCTGAAATATTTAGATTCTATTGGTAAAGAAAAAGTATTAAATCTTGGGTTTACTGATTTCACTTATAATGAAGTGAAAAACAAACAACTTAATAAAGGTCTTGACTTAGAAGGGGGAATCAACGTAATTCTTCAAATTTCTATTAAAGATGTATTAAAAGGTTTAGCTAATAATTCTAAAAATCCGGTATTTAATAAATCATTAGCTGATGCATCTGCAAATTTAGAAGGAAACAAAACATATTTAAATAAGTTCTTCGAAGCTTTTGAGGCAAATTCAAAAGGAAGTGTAAAATTGGCATCGCCAGATATTTTTGCTAACAGAAGTCTTCAGGGAGACGGTGGAGTAGATTTTCAAATGTCAGATGCTCAGGTTCAGAAGGTTATCAAAAGAAAAGTTGATGAGTCTGTAGAAAGTGCTTTTAAAGTATTAAGAGAGCGTATCGACAAATTTGGAGTTACTCAGCCAAACATCCAGAAATTAGGAGAAACAGGAAGAATCTTAGTTGAGCTTCCAGGTGCTAAGGATGTTGACAGAATTAAAAAATTATTAGGTGGAAAAGCGCAATTAGAGTTTTGGGAAACTTATAAAATTGAAGAAATCGGAAACTTCTTAGTTGCGGCTAACGAAGCTTTAAAGAAAACTGAAGTTAAGAAAACTGAAACTAAAACTGTTGCTAAAGATTCATTGAATGCTTTATTGACAGATGATGCTAAAGATTCTACTGCAGCTAAAAAAGGAAACAATCCTTTATTTGACAAAATTATCGGTCAGGGTGGTGGACCAGTTTTGGGTTATTTTGCACCAAAAGATACAGCAGCAATCAATGCTTATTTTAAAAGACCAGACATTAGAGTTTTATTGGCTGCTGACCAACATTATGCAAAATTTGTTTGGAGTAAACCAACTACAATAAAAGATCAAAAAGCAAAAGATTTAGCAAGTGCTAAAGATATTGAAGTTGTTGAATTATATGCTTTAAAAGGAAACAGAGACAATAACCCAGCAATGAGTGGTGGTGTTGTAACTGATGCAAAAGATACTTTTGACCAAATGGGTAAACCTGCAGTTTCTATGCAGATGAACAGCCAGGGTGCTAAAGTTTGGGAAGAATTAACAGGAAGAGCATTCGCTCAGAAAAGTTATATAGCTATTGTTCTTGATGACATCGTATATTCTGCACCTGGTGTTACAAGTGGTCCAATCGCTGGAGGAAGATCTGAAATTACAGGTTCTTTTGATGTTGCTGAAACTAAAGATTTAGCTAACGTATTAAACGCAGGTAAATTACCGGCTTCTGCAGATATTATTCAGTCAACTGTTGTTGGTCCATCTTTAGGACAAGCTGCTATTGATGCAGGTACAATTTCTTCTGTATTAGGATTCTTATTAGTTTGTGTTTGGATGGTATTCTATTATGGTAAAGCGGGTTGGTATGCAAACCTTGCGTTATTATTGAACTTACTATTCTTATTCGGAATTATGGCAAGTTTTGGTTTTGTTCTTACATTACCAGGTATTGCAGGTATCGTACTTACATTAGGTACTGCGGTAGATGCTAACATTATTATTTACGAAAGAGCAAAAGAGGAATTGCGTGAAGGAAAATCTCTTTCCGAAGCTGTTCAAGCTTCTTACGGATGGCACGGTGCAATGCGTTCTATTATTGATGCTAACGTTACTCACGTTTTAACTGGAGCTATCTTGTTTATCTTTGGTACGGGTCCAATCAAAGGTTTTGCATTAACGTTATTAATTGGTATCGTAACTTCATTGTTTACTTCTATCTTTATCGCTAGAATTTTTATCGACAGAAATATTTTAGGAAAAGCAGATTTAACTTTCTCTACAAACATTACTAAAAACTGGTTTACTAATTTCCACTTTGACTTTATTAAAGTTAAAAAATTCACTTATATCTTCTCTTCTATTGTAACTGTAGTAAGTTTAGTTTCTATCTTCTTCGTTAACGGATTAGATGAAGGTGTGGATTTTGTTGGAGGTAGAACTTTCCAAGTTAAATTTGAAAAAGCTGTTGATGCTACTGCGGTTTCAGATGAATTGTCTGCAGCTTTTGGTACTCCGGTTGAAGCTAAAATTTTAGGTGATGATGATCAATTAAAAATCACAACTAAATATAAAATTAAAGAAGATGGTGTAGCTATCGATGAGGAAGTAAACCAAAAATTATATGCTGCTTTGCAGAAATATTTCCCAAATACTACTTACGATAAATTCATCAACTCTTACAATGGTAAAACTGTTGGAGTATTGCAGGCTTCTAAAGTAGGAGCTTCTATCTCTGAGGATATCAAAACAAACTCATACTGGGCAGTACTTGGTGCAATGGCGGTTATTTTCTTATACTTAATGGTATCTTTCCGTAAGTGGCAATATTCATTAGGTGCGATTGCAGCTGTTGCGCATGACGTAATCTTTGTATTAGGAGTTTATTCATTATGCTACAAATTCATGCCTTTCCACATGGAAATGGATCAGCACTTTATTGCTGCGATCTTGACTGTAATTGGTTACTCAATGAACGATACTGTAATTGTATTTGACAGGGTGAGAGAGTTTATCATAGGAAACCGTAAAGGAAGTTTTGAAGATATCGTAAATGCTTCTATTAATACTACATTATCAAGAACATTGAATACTTCATTAATGATGATCATTGTATTATTAACAATGTTTATCTTCGGTGGAGAATCTATTAGAGGATTTATCTTCGCAATGTTAATCGGTATTATTGTGGGGACTTACTCTTCATTATTTATCGCAACTCCTGTATTGGTTGATACGATTTCAAGTGATGAGAAACACACAATTGAAGACAAACACAATAAGGCATAA
- the gyrB gene encoding DNA topoisomerase (ATP-hydrolyzing) subunit B — protein MSEEIKKNNYSADSIQALEGMEHVRMRPSMYIGDVGVRGLHHLVYEVVDNSIDEAMGGHCDSISVSINEDGSVTVEDNGRGIPVDLHKKEGVSALEVVMTKIGAGGKFDKDSYKVSGGLHGVGVSVVNALSVHMKSTVFREGKIYEQEYERGKALYPVKQIGETEKRGTRQTFFPDDTIFQQTTEFSYDTLSARMRELSFLNKGITITFTDKREVDDKGEFKSEVFHSDEGLKEYIRYLDGNREPIVSHVISMDNDKGEIPVEVALIYNTSYTENIFSYVNNINTHEGGTHLQGFRSGLTRTLKKYADASGLLDKLKFEIAGDDFREGLTAIISVKVSEPQFEGQTKTKLGNREVVSPVSQAVGEMLENYLEENPNDAKLIIQKVILAAQARHAAKKAREMVQRKTVMGGGGLPGKLSDCSEQDPARCEVYLVEGDSAGGTAKQGRDRNFQAILPLRGKILNVEKAMHHKVFENEEIRNIFTALGVTVGTAEDSKALNLEKLRYHKVIIMCDADVDGSHISTLILTFFFRFMKELIEEGHVYIAAPPLYLVKKGNKKEYAWNDVQRDQANERMGGSANIQRYKGLGEMNAEQLWETTMDPNFRTLRQVNIDSLAEADQVFSMLMGDEVPPRREFIEKNAVYANIDA, from the coding sequence ATGAGCGAAGAAATCAAGAAGAACAATTATTCAGCAGATAGTATTCAGGCATTAGAGGGGATGGAGCACGTAAGAATGCGTCCATCGATGTATATTGGAGATGTAGGGGTTCGAGGACTGCATCATTTAGTTTATGAGGTTGTTGATAACTCTATTGATGAGGCCATGGGAGGTCATTGTGATTCGATTAGTGTTTCAATTAATGAAGACGGCTCTGTTACAGTTGAAGATAACGGACGTGGTATCCCGGTTGATTTACATAAAAAAGAAGGAGTTTCCGCACTTGAGGTTGTAATGACTAAAATTGGTGCGGGAGGTAAGTTTGATAAAGATTCTTATAAAGTGTCCGGAGGTCTTCACGGTGTGGGGGTTTCTGTGGTAAATGCACTTTCGGTTCATATGAAATCTACTGTATTTAGAGAAGGTAAGATTTATGAGCAGGAATACGAAAGAGGAAAAGCTTTGTATCCGGTAAAACAAATTGGAGAAACAGAGAAAAGAGGGACACGCCAGACTTTCTTCCCGGATGATACTATCTTTCAGCAAACAACAGAGTTTTCTTATGATACTTTATCAGCTCGTATGCGTGAGCTTTCTTTCTTAAACAAAGGAATTACAATCACGTTTACAGATAAGAGAGAAGTTGATGATAAAGGTGAATTTAAAAGTGAAGTATTTCATTCTGATGAAGGGCTTAAAGAATATATTCGCTATTTAGATGGTAACCGTGAGCCAATCGTTTCTCATGTTATCAGTATGGATAATGACAAAGGTGAAATTCCGGTTGAGGTTGCCTTGATTTATAATACAAGTTATACAGAGAATATTTTCTCTTACGTAAATAATATCAATACTCACGAAGGAGGAACGCATTTACAGGGTTTTAGAAGTGGTTTGACAAGAACACTTAAAAAATATGCGGATGCTTCTGGTTTATTGGATAAATTAAAATTCGAAATTGCCGGAGATGACTTCCGTGAAGGATTAACAGCGATTATTTCGGTAAAAGTTTCTGAGCCTCAGTTCGAAGGTCAAACGAAAACTAAGCTTGGAAATAGAGAAGTGGTTTCTCCGGTTTCTCAGGCTGTTGGAGAAATGCTGGAGAATTATTTGGAAGAAAATCCAAATGATGCGAAGTTGATTATTCAAAAAGTAATTTTAGCGGCTCAGGCACGTCACGCAGCGAAAAAGGCGCGTGAAATGGTACAGCGTAAAACCGTTATGGGTGGCGGCGGATTACCAGGGAAATTATCTGACTGTTCAGAGCAGGATCCGGCAAGATGTGAGGTTTACTTAGTCGAGGGAGATTCGGCTGGTGGAACAGCAAAACAAGGACGTGATCGTAACTTTCAGGCGATTTTGCCATTACGTGGTAAGATTCTGAACGTTGAAAAAGCAATGCATCATAAAGTATTCGAAAACGAAGAGATCAGAAATATTTTTACAGCTTTAGGAGTAACAGTTGGAACTGCTGAAGATAGTAAGGCGTTAAATCTTGAAAAACTAAGATATCATAAGGTAATCATCATGTGTGATGCCGATGTCGATGGTAGTCACATTTCTACCTTAATATTAACGTTCTTCTTCCGTTTCATGAAAGAGCTTATTGAAGAAGGCCACGTTTACATTGCAGCACCACCTTTATACTTAGTTAAGAAAGGGAACAAAAAGGAATATGCTTGGAATGATGTACAGCGTGATCAGGCGAACGAAAGAATGGGAGGAAGTGCCAATATTCAACGTTATAAAGGTCTTGGAGAGATGAACGCGGAGCAATTATGGGAAACTACAATGGATCCAAATTTCAGAACTTTACGTCAGGTAAATATTGATAGTCTGGCAGAAGCTGACCAGGTTTTCTCTATGTTAATGGGTGATGAAGTACCGCCTCGTAGAGAGTTTATCGAGAAAAATGCAGTTTATGCAAATATTGATGCATAA
- the cysS gene encoding cysteine--tRNA ligase, whose amino-acid sequence MPLYSSQPLKIYNSLSGEKEDFKPIHDGNVGMYVCGPTVYSNVHLGNVRTFMSFDVIFRYFLHLDYKVRYVRNITDVGHIVDDVDEGEDKIAKKARLEQLEPMEVVQRYTVDFHNILKAFNFLPPSIEPTATGHIIEQIEIIKKIIDKGIGYVANGSVYFDVVKYNETNNYGILSGRNIDDMLANTRDLDGQSDKRNPQDFALWKKAEPEHIMRWPSPWSDGFPGWHLECTAMSTKYLGNHFDIHGGGMDLKFPHHECEIAQNEACTGQAPVNYWMHANMLTLNGKKMAKSTGNNILPGEILSGDNNILSKPFSASVTRFFMLQAHYRSILDFSDDAIVAAEKGYKRLMEAVDALPNITAGNTSSIDFATWKQLCYDAMNDDFNTPILIAQLFEAVRYINLLKDGKETISTADLADFTTAVNAFVLDVLGLIDEKNADGDNDKLEGVVNMLIGMRNQARADKNFALSDQIRDQLISLGIQLKDGKEGTSFSIQ is encoded by the coding sequence ATGCCACTATATAGCAGTCAACCCTTAAAAATATACAATTCACTATCTGGTGAAAAAGAAGATTTCAAACCCATCCATGATGGAAATGTTGGAATGTATGTTTGTGGACCTACAGTATATAGTAATGTTCACTTAGGAAATGTGAGAACTTTTATGTCTTTTGACGTAATCTTCAGATATTTTCTTCATTTGGATTATAAAGTGCGTTATGTACGAAACATTACAGATGTTGGACATATCGTGGATGATGTGGATGAAGGTGAAGATAAAATTGCTAAAAAAGCGCGTTTGGAGCAATTAGAACCTATGGAAGTAGTACAGCGCTATACTGTCGATTTTCATAATATTCTCAAAGCTTTCAACTTCTTGCCTCCAAGTATTGAACCAACTGCTACTGGACATATTATTGAACAGATTGAAATCATCAAAAAAATAATTGATAAAGGCATCGGGTATGTTGCTAACGGATCTGTATATTTTGATGTTGTAAAATACAACGAAACTAATAATTACGGCATCCTAAGCGGTCGAAATATCGATGATATGCTGGCAAATACACGTGATCTTGACGGACAGTCTGATAAAAGAAATCCGCAGGATTTTGCACTTTGGAAAAAAGCAGAACCGGAACATATTATGAGATGGCCTTCGCCCTGGAGTGATGGTTTTCCTGGCTGGCACCTTGAATGTACTGCAATGAGCACTAAATATCTGGGGAATCATTTTGATATTCACGGAGGTGGAATGGATTTAAAATTCCCACATCACGAATGCGAAATTGCACAAAACGAAGCCTGCACCGGTCAGGCTCCGGTAAATTACTGGATGCACGCCAACATGCTGACTTTAAACGGGAAGAAAATGGCTAAATCAACTGGAAATAATATTCTTCCAGGAGAAATCCTTAGTGGCGATAATAACATTTTAAGTAAACCATTTTCGGCTTCTGTAACTCGTTTCTTTATGCTTCAGGCACATTACAGAAGTATTTTAGATTTTTCTGATGATGCTATTGTTGCTGCCGAAAAAGGATACAAAAGATTAATGGAAGCTGTTGATGCCTTACCAAATATTACAGCAGGAAATACTAGTTCTATTGATTTCGCAACGTGGAAGCAACTTTGCTACGATGCGATGAACGATGACTTCAACACGCCTATTTTAATTGCTCAGTTGTTTGAAGCTGTTCGTTATATCAATTTATTAAAAGATGGTAAAGAAACGATTTCCACAGCTGATTTAGCAGATTTTACAACTGCAGTAAACGCATTTGTATTGGATGTTTTAGGCCTTATTGACGAGAAAAATGCTGATGGAGACAATGATAAACTGGAAGGTGTAGTTAATATGCTTATCGGAATGAGAAATCAGGCAAGAGCAGATAAAAACTTTGCTCTTTCTGATCAAATCAGAGACCAGTTAATCTCTTTAGGAATTCAGCTTAAAGACGGAAAAGAAGGAACATCATTTAGCATACAATAA